The Sulfurimonas sp. HSL3-2 genome segment TTTATTGTCGTTTTTATTGTCGGGAGACCCCATAATACTTTATCCTCTTTTTAAAATTAATGTTACCCATTCATCTTGGGGTATACGTTCTATTAACTCGCAGTCTTGATAAAATTTCAACACTTTGTTTTCATATTTGTCTAAGATCCCAGACAGAACCATAATTCCGCCGGATTTCGTGATCTTCTTAAGGTCGTTTGCTATATATGTAAGTACGTCAGCTACGATATTTGCTATCGTAACATCATATACTTTGTCACTTATAGAAGCTGAACCTTCCCATATTTTTCTATATTCTACACTATTTTCCGTGGCATTAATCTTAGAGTTTTCAACTGATATCGGATCAGTGTCACAAGCATCAGCTACGGCTCCCAGTTTCATAGAAGCGATGCTGAGTATTCCGCTTCCGCACCCCACGTCTATGATTTCATTGCCCTCTTTTACATACTTTGCAACTGCTTGAAGACATGTTGCCGTAGTAGGGTGATGTCCTGTTCCAAAAGCCAATGCAGGGTCTATGGCTATATTTACTTTCCCCTCTTTTGGCTCATCCCATGTCGGGTAGATATAAAAAGGTTCGATTAAAACCGGAGTAATGCCCTCTTGGTACTCTTTGACCCAGTCACTGCTTTTCTCTTTAGTTAAGGTGAACTCTATCTCTATAGGTTGGTTCAATGCTTTTTGTAAAGCCTCGTTAAACTGTTCTAGTCCCCATTTTATAGTTTCTAATTCATCTTCGCTTCGGACAATAAAACCGTCATCTAATTCTTCAAAACCTATAGGTAGAGTATCACTTAAAAAGTCACTAAAAAGATCGTGGTGAGATGAGACTCTCACCACAAGTTGATTGTAGAATTCCTGCATTAACCCTCAATGCCCATAACTGCAGCGAGTTTCTCTTTTAATACTTGAGGAGTAAAAGGTTTGACAATATAGTTGTTCACACCTGCTTTTAAAGCTGTAATAACTTCCGCTTTACCGCCTTCTGTTGTAACCATGATGATCGGAAGATCTTTAAAGCGCGCGTCT includes the following:
- a CDS encoding 50S ribosomal protein L11 methyltransferase — encoded protein: MQEFYNQLVVRVSSHHDLFSDFLSDTLPIGFEELDDGFIVRSEDELETIKWGLEQFNEALQKALNQPIEIEFTLTKEKSSDWVKEYQEGITPVLIEPFYIYPTWDEPKEGKVNIAIDPALAFGTGHHPTTATCLQAVAKYVKEGNEIIDVGCGSGILSIASMKLGAVADACDTDPISVENSKINATENSVEYRKIWEGSASISDKVYDVTIANIVADVLTYIANDLKKITKSGGIMVLSGILDKYENKVLKFYQDCELIERIPQDEWVTLILKRG